A genome region from Haliotis asinina isolate JCU_RB_2024 chromosome 11, JCU_Hal_asi_v2, whole genome shotgun sequence includes the following:
- the LOC137256082 gene encoding inositol 2-dehydrogenase-like, which yields MSTEYENGIGGTVNMAMFGLGRIGKVHLQNLLDQEDVCIRYLVDVTAVQGDLHHLVRKYRLAETTMVLSTEEADVVFKDPCIDAVLICTPSTFHEETTKKALQAGKHVFCEKPLALTQQGVRSCYDAARKSGKNLLCAFNRRFDPDLTRIHKMKEDGELGRLRSVTVLSLDKHVPISYIKTSGGIYVDSCVHMLDYVCWFIGERPLSVYVCGSNTSAYADDYEASDDHDITNIVLTFPSGVLANIMAGREVTYGYDQHFQVLGSKKMAISKTYRKSEVETWDANGCVDDNLVESFIERWSSSYARIVRHFIDVVHGREDCMVSAEECIQSLELAKLCEDSVRTGKVVSVATRAQT from the exons ATGTCGACC GAGTATGAGAATGGTATCGGTGGTACTGTCAACATGGCCATGTTTGGCCTTGGCCGTATCGGTAAGGTACATCTTCAGAATCTGTTGGAccaagaggatgtgtgtatccGCTACCTCGTGGACGTCACGGCGGTACAGGGAGACCTGCATCACCTCGTGAGGAAGTATCGTTTAGCGGAGACAACGATGGTGTTAAGCACGGAAGAAGCCGACGTTGTTTTTAAGGATCCCTG CATAGATGCTGTACTCATATGCACGCCCTCGACATTCCATGAAGAAACAACAAAGAAGGCTCTCCAGGCAG GGAAGCACGTGTTCTGCGAGAAGCCCTTGGCACTGACGCAGCAAGGTGTTCGGTCCTGCTATGACGCAGCAAGGAAGAGCGGCAAGAATCTCCTCTGTGCCTTCAACAG GCGATTTGACCCTGATCTTACCCGGATCCACAAGATGAAAGAAGATGGCGAGCTCGGCCGTCTCCGAAGCGTCACTGTGCTCAGCCTGGACAAGCACGTCCCGATCAGCTACATCAAAACATCCG GCGGCATATATGTGGACAGTTGTGTTCATATGCTGGACTACGTGTGCTGGTTTATTGGGGAGAGACCGCTGTCGGTGTATGTATGTGGGAGCAACACCTCAGCGTACGCCGACGACTACGAGGCGAGTGACGACCATGACATCACTAACATCGTACTCACCTTCCCAAGCGGGGTGCTGGCTAACATAATGGCGGGTCGGGAGGTCACATATGGATACGATCAACACTTTCAG GTTCTGGGTTCAAAGAAGATGGCAATATCTAAAACCTACAGGAAGTCGGAGGTAGAGACTTGGGATGCAAATGGCTGTGTGGATGACAACCTGGTGGAGTCGTTCATCGAGCGGTGGAGCTCAAGCTATGCCAGGATTGTACGGCACTTCATCGATGTTGTTCACG GACGTGAGGATTGTATGGTGTCAGCGGAGGAGTGTATACAGAGTCTGGAGCTAGCCAAGCTGTGTGAGGACTCTGTGAGGACAGGCAAGGTCGTCAGTGTTGCCACGAGAGCTCAAACGTGA